The region AGAACCAGCCCGTCGACAAGTACAAGTGCCGTACGGCGCTGACCAAGGACACCGGCGCCGTCGCCTTCCGCAGGGACCGCGTGACGGGGGCCACCACCACCGGCATCCCCGCCGCCGCGCGCGACGAGTGGCGCCGTGCCACCTCGCAGGCCATCCTCGGTCTCCAGTTCGCCCCGGCGAGCAAGGACAAGCTGCGCATCGTCTCGGTGCGCAAGCAGGCCCGCGCCGGTGAGCGCGTCCAGTTCCAGGTGTACGGCCTCGCCCCGAGCGAGAGCGCGTGCATGCAGGTCAAGGGCGACTTCCTGCGCGTCAAGGGCAAGAAGACCGGCGACAAGATCGTGCGCAAGCTGCAGCTGCCGACCGGGAACCAGCGTCGCGTGGGCCTCATCAAGACCTCGGACGACGAGGCACGTACGTCGCTGCGCGTGCGCAACTGACCCACGGGTCACACCCGCAACAGCTCCACCGAACGACCTTCGGCCCGGCGTCCTCGTGGCGTCGGGCCGAAGTGCGTCCGGGCGATCCTCGGCGTTACGCTTCGCCGGTCGCGCCCACCCGGGCCGGCACCGCACACACGCCCGAGCAGGGGAAAGCCGGTCCGACTCCGGCGCTGACCCGCAACCGTGGGCACGGGAGGGATCCCGTGCAAGCCGGAACACCCGACTCGACGCGTACTGAACACCATCGCTGTCGAGGATCGCAGCGAGGCGGACGGCTTGCCGGCTTCCTTGCTGCCCCAGCGAGGGAAGGCACCATGAAGCTCACCCCCTCCAGCAGGTCATTCTCGGGTCTCGCGCTGGCCGTCACCGCCACGGTGCTCGTCCAGCCCCTCCTCTCGGCTCCGGCCGGCGCCGCCCAGGTGCCGTCCGCCGGTGACCGCGCCACCACGGCCGGTGCCGCGTGGCTGAAGTCCCAGCTCACCAACGGCATCCTCCACAACGCCGAGTACGACTACGACGACCTCGGCCTCACGGCCGACATCGCCTTCGCCCTCGACGCCGTCGGCGGGCAGGCCGCCGCCGTGACGCAGGTCGTCGACGCGATCGAGCCGAAGGCAGAGGCCTGGGTGGGCGGCTTCACGCCCGGCCGGGTGTATGCCGGCAGCCTGGCCAAGCTCGTCAGCGTCGTCCAGGTCGCCGACCAGGACCCGAGGTCGTACAACGGCACCGACCAGGTCGCCCGTCTCGAGGGCCTCGTCGCCTCGGCGGCACCGCTGACCGGTCGCCTCCAGGACGCCGGCGTGGTGGCCGGCGACCCCTTCGACGCCGACTACGTCGCGGTCGTCGGGCAGTCGTTCGCCGCGCGCGCCCTCACCGACGCCGGATCCGCCCGCGCCGCGGCGGCCACGTCGTTCCTCCTCGACCAGCAGTGCGACGCCGGCTTCTTCCGGGAGAAGCTGACGGCCGACAAGACCGCCGCCGAGCAGGGCTGCGTGTCCGGCACCGACGTCGGCAACGTCGACGCGACCGCCTTCGCCGTGATCAACATCCTCGAGACGCCCGATGCGCCTGCAGCGGCAAGGGGTGCGGCCTACGTCGCCGCGAGCTGGCTGACGTCGCAGCAGGCGGCCGACGGCTCGTTCAGCGCCGGTTCGCTCGGCACCAACGCCAACACGACCGGCCTGGCCGGCTGGGCGCTCGCCGAGGCCGGGCAGGACGGTGCCGCGTCGAAGGCCGCCGCCTGGCTGCGTGGTTCCCAGGTCGCCGCGCTGGCGCCCTGCACCTCGACCCTGTCGGCCGACAACGGCGCCGTCACCTACACCCCGGCGGACCTCACCGCCGCGCGCGCGGCGGGCTCCTTCTCGATCCCCGCGCGCGAGGTCACGCGCCGCGCGAGCGCCCAGGCCCTCCCGGTCCTGGCCCACGTCCCCGCGGGCGCCGGCGCACTCGGGGTCACGGCACCGGCATCGGCCGTGCAGGGCACGTCGGTCACCGTCACGGTGAACGGCCTCGGCGCAGGCGAGCCGGCGTGCGTGACCCTGGGGTCGGAGTCCAGGGCGGTCACCGGCACGGGCGCCGGCGTCGACGCCTCCTTCACGCTCCCCGCGACACCGGGTGACCGCACCATCAGCGTCACCACGCTCGGTGCCGCGCCCACCACCCGCACCCTGTCGGTGCAGGGCCCGCCCTCCGCCGCGCGCGGCTCGGTCAGGGGCGTCCGCCTCGAGGGCCCGTCGGGCTTCCGCGAGGCGGGCAGCACCGCCGCCCTCACGGTCGTCGGCGCCGCCCCGGGCGCGCAGTACGTCCTCCGCGGCCCGGGCATCGACGCCACCGTCGTCACCGGCTCCGACGGGGTGCTGACGCGACTGGTGGCCCTGCCGAACCAGACCGCGACCGCGCAGTACGTCCTCTTCGGCGTCGACGGCCAGATCGCCGACGACACCCGGGTGCTCGGCGAGAAGACCTTCAAGGTCGCCGTGCTCAAGGCCGACGGGCCGCGCACGCGTGTGCTGGTGCGCGGCATGGAGCCGGGCGAGAAGGTGAAGATCGTGGTCGCGGGCGACACCCTCGCCAAGGGCCGCGCCAACGACAAGGGCCGCTTCGTCGCCCGCGTCGCGCTGCCCACCGACAAGGCGAAGGTCCGTCTGCGAGCCGTCGGCCAGTTCCCGGCCCTGCGCTCGGGAAGCACGACCGTCACGCGATGACCACCGTCGCCCTGCGCCGGGTGCTCGGCGCGCTCGCCCTCCTGGTGGCCGGTCCGGGGTTCGCCCTCGGCCCGGCCCCGTCGGCGAGCGCGGCCACCTGCACGTCCTCGGGTGGGGTCAGCGTCGTCGTCGACTTCCGCGAGCTCGGCGGGGGCGTGATCACCGGGTGCGCCGCCGACGGGGGAGGGAAGAGCGCCGCAGCGATCTTCCAGTCCGTGGGCATCACCCTCACCTACGCCCAGCAGTCGCCCGGCTTCGTGTGCCGGGTCAACGGCGCTCCGGCTGCGGACCCGTGCCGGAACACCTCGCCCGCCAACGCCACCTGGGGGCTCTGGTGGTCCGACGGCACGAAGGCCGCCTGGACGTACTCGCCGTACGGCGTCGGCGCCCTGACCGTGCCCGACGGCGGGTCGGTCGGCTGGTCCTGGCAGCAGGACCGCCCGTCGGGTGGCGCCGTACCCCCCGGCGCGGCCCCTCCCGTCAACCCGGCCAGCCCCACGGCCTCGCCGAGCGCGTCGCCGACCGCGACCCCGACCGGCGGCTCGGGTGCCTCGGGTGGCTCGGGTGGTTCGGGGTCGCCGACCGCCAGCCCGACCTCCCCGGGTGGCGGGAACGGCGGCTCGGGCGGCAAGGGCGGCAAGGGCGGATCCGGGTCGACGCCGTCGCCGTCGGCGACGCCGTCCGCCTCGCCCACGGGATCGCCCTCCGGGTCCCCGTCGGGAACGCCCTCGGCCTCGGGGTCGCCGTCCGAGAGCCCGTCCGGGAGCCCCTCGGAGTCGCCGCTTGCCAGTGAGTCTCCAGGAGACTCACGGACCAGCGCGGGTGCCGACGATCCCTCCGATGACCCGTCCCTGGGCAGTGAGTCTCCTGGAGACTCACGGACCAGCGCGGGCTCCGCGCCGTCCGACCTCGCCCCTGAGTCTCCTGGAGACTCAACGGCGAGCGGCGCCTCGACCGACGAGCCCGGACGGGTCCCGGCAGCCGTCACCTGGGGAGTCGTCGCCCTGCTCGCGCTCGCGATCGTGGCCAGCGCGCTGGTCGCACGACGACGACGCGGAGCCTGACCCGCGTGCCCGGAACAGCCCCGCTCGCCCGGCAGCTGCCACGTGACCTCCACCCGGTCGCGTGGTGGGTGTGGGCGATCGGCCTGGCCACCGCGGCGTCACTCACCACCAACCCGCTCCTGCTGCTCCTGGTGATGGGCTCGGCGACGGTCGTGGTGATGGCGCGCCGCTCCGGGCACCCGTTCGGCCGCTCGTTCCGGCTGTACGCCGCCCTCGCCGCCGTCACGGTCGTCCTACGGGTCGTCTTCCGGATCCTCTTCGGCGGCCAGGAGGTCGGGCATGTCCTGCTCGAACTGCCCGAGGTCCCGCTGCCCGACTGGGCCGCGGGCGTCCGCCTCCTCGGTCCGATCACCAGCGAGGCGCTCCTCGCCGGGTTGTACGACGGCCTCCGGCTCGCCGCGGTCATCCTCTGCGTCGGCGCGGCCAACTCGCTCGCGAACCCCAAGCGGCTCCTCGCCTCGCTGCCGCCCGCGCTCTACGAGGTCGGCACCGCCCTCGTCGTCGCGGTCACGATCTTCCCGCAGCTCGCTGACAGCGCCCGTCGCGTCCGTGCCGCGCAGGCGCTCCGCGGAGGCACGACGAAGGGTGTGGGGCGGCTGCGACGGTTCCTCGTCCCGGTACTCGAGGACGCGCTCGAGCGCTCGCTCGCGCTGGCTGCCGGCATGGACACCCGCGGCTACGGCCGCTCCGGTGGCGCGACGGTGCGCGAGCGCTGGGTGACCGGCGGGCTGCTCCTCCTCGCCCTCACCGGCATCTGCGTGGGGACGTACGCCTGGCTCGACCCCACCGCGCCACAGGTGCTCGCACTGCCCGTGCTCGGCACGGGCGTCGTCGTCGCCGTGGTCGGGCTCGTCAGCGCAGGCCGACGCGTGCAGCGCACCCGCTACCGGCCTGATCTGTGGCGCGCGGGGGAGGCGGTCGCGGTCGGCACGGGGCTCGTGGTCGCCGTCCTCGGGTGGTACGTCGGCCACACGCAGGTGGTCGTGGCCTACCCCGGCGTCGACGTCGCGCCGTACCTCTCGCCCCTCGCGCTCCTGGTCGGCGTGCTCGGCACGGTCCCGGCCGTGGCCACACCGGTCCCCGCGAGCGCCCTCCCGCAGCGCGACAGCAGCCCGCGCGAGGTGGTCGCATGATCGAGCGTGGTGTCGTCGAGCTCCGGGACATCGGCTTCCGGTACGACGAGCACGAGGTCCTCCGTCACGTCGACCTCACCCTCGAGGAGGGCGAGCTGGTCCTCGTGTCCGGTCGCACCGGGGTCGGCAAGTCCACCCTGCTCGGCGTCGTCACCGGTCTCGTGCCCCGGTTCACCGGCGGCGTGCTCACCGGTGACGTCCTGCTCGACGGCGCCAGCATCGTCGACCAGCCGCCGCGGGAGCGCGCGCACGTGGTCGGTTACGTCAGCCAGGACCCGCTCGCCGGCTTCGTCACCGACACGGTCGAGGAGGAGCTCGCCTACGGCATGGAGCAGGTCGGGACGGCGCCGGAGACGATGCGCCGGCGGGTCGAGGAGACCCTCGACCTGCTGGGCATCGCCGACCTCCGCGCGCGCGACCTGCGCACCCTCTCCGGGGGCCAGCAGCAGCGCGTGGCGATCGGCTCGGTCCTGACGATGCACCCGCGGGTCCTCGTCCTCGACGAGCCGACCTCGGCGCTCGACCCCACCGCTGCGGAGGACGTCCTGGCGACCATCACCCGGCTCGTGCACGACCTCGGGCTCACGGTCCTCCTCGCCGAGCACCGCCTCGAACGCGTCGTGCCGTTCGCGGACCGGGTCTGCCTGGTCACCGCCGACGGCATCCGGGTCGACACCCCGCAGGCGGTGCTGGCCGACTCGCCCGTGGCGCCGCCGCTCGTCGAGCTCGGCCGTCTCGCCGGATGGAGCCCGCTCCCGCTGACGGTGCGCGACGCGCGGCGACAGGCCCGGTCGCTGCCCGCCCTCGCCCCGCCGGTGCCGCCGGCACCGGTCGAGGTGGACCCGGTGCTCACCGCCCGCGGGGTGACCGTCGTCCACGGCGCCCACGTCGCCGTGCGCGACCTCGACCTGACGCTGGGTGCCGGCCGGGTGACGGTCCTGATGGGGCGCAACGGCTCGGGCAAGTCGAGCCTCATCTGGGCGCTCCAGGGCACCGGCAAGCGACGCTCGGGCTCGGTCCACGTGGCCGGCGACGACCCGGCCGACCTGGCGCCCGCCCAACGGCGTACGCACGTCGGGCTGGTGCCGCAGAACGCCGCCGACCTGCTCTACCTCGAGTCCGTCGCCCAGGAGTGCGCCGCCGCCGACGCGGGCGCCGAGGCACCGGCCGGCACCTGCCGAGGGCTGCTCGACCGGCTGGCCCCGGGCATCGACGGGACCATCCACCCGCGCGACCTGTCCGAGGGACAGCGACTCGCCCTGGCGCTGTCGATCGTCCTCACCGCCCGGCCGCCGGTCGTGCTCCTCGACGAGCCCACCCGAGGGCTCGACTACGCCGGCAAGGCCGAGCTCGCGCGGATCGTCGCCGATCTCGCGGCCGACGGGCGCGCCGTGCTGCTCGCCACCCACGACGTCGAGTTCGCCGCGCACGTCGCCGACGAGGTCGTCGTGATGGCCGAGGGAGAGATCGTCTCCGCCGGAGCGCCGCAGCGGGTGCTCGCCGAGTCGCCGTCGTTCGCGCCCCAGGTCACCAAGGTGCTCGGCGCGCCCTGGCTCGTCGTCGAGGAAGTCGCCACCGCACTCGCCGACACCCGCGACGAGGACGCACGATGAGCACCGTCGAGCCCACCCGGTCGCACCCCGTCCTCGGGGTCGCGCTCCCGATCGGACCGCGTACGGCAGCGGTGCTCGTGCTGGCTTCGCTGGCCGGGCTGATGATGCTGTGCTGGCCGCTGCTGCTCGACGCCCAGCCGGGCGACCGGGTGGAGCCGCCGTTCATCTTCCTCGCCCTGCTGCCGGTGGTGATGGTGGTCGTCCTCGCCGAGATGGGGGAGGGCGGCATGGACTCACGCGTCCTCGCCGTGCTGGGCGTCCTGTCGGCGATCAACGCCGTGCTGCGTGGCCTCGGCGCGGGCACGGCCGGCATCGAGCTGGTCTTCTTCCTGCTCGTGCTCGGCGGCCGCGTCTTCGGCGCGGGCTTCGGCTTCGTCCTGGGTTGCACGTCGCTCTTCGCCTCCGCCCTGCTCACGGCAGGGGTCGGCCCGTGGCTGCCCTTCCAGATGATCTGCGCCGCGTGGGTCGGCATGTTCGCCGGCTTCCTGCCGCGGCGGGTGAGCGGTCGGGGCGAGATCGCCATGCTCGTCGCGTACGCCGTCGTGGCGTCGTACGCCTACGGGCTCCTGATGAACCTCAGCTCCTGGCCCTTCACGCTCGGCATCGCCGTCCCCGGCCACGAGGGCTCGCTGGCCTACGTCGCCGGCGCGCCCGTGCTGGAGAACGCCCACCGGTTCGCCGTCTACACGCTGCTCACCTCGACCGGCGGCTGGGACACCGGGCGCGCGATCACGACGGGAATCGCCATCGTCGTCCTCGGCCCCGCGATCCTCACCACGCTGCGCCGCGCGGCACGGCGCGCCGTAGTCCGCCCCGGCTGACGCGACCGGCTCCGGCACCCGAAGCCGCCACCGAACCGACCACGACACGTCACCGGAGGGTCGCCCGTCGGCCAAGCCCGGCCGACAGCCTCCCAGGACGTGGAGACCTCTCGGCGGGTACTGCTCAAGGGTGGCCTCGTGGCCGCCGGCGTCACCTTCCTCCCCGGCATGACCGGGCCGCCGCTCGACCTGCGGCCCACTGCTGCGGCGGTCACGCCATTCGACAACCCGTTCAGCCTCGGCGTCGCCAGCGGCGACCCGTCACCCGACGGGTTCGTGCTCTGGACGCGGCTCGCGCAGCTCCCCCTCGACGACGACGGCCTCGGCGGGATGGGCCAGACGGTCCGAGAGGTCGAGTGGCAGGTCGCCACGGACCCGGTCTTCCGGCGCGTCGTCCGCCGCGGCAGGACGCGCACCGGGCCGGCGCAGGGCCACGCGATCCACCTCGAGCCGTCAGGTCTCCAACCCGACCGCGACCACTGGTACCGGTTCCGGCTCGGCCGCCACCTCTCACCCGTCGGCCACACCCGGACCGCCCCGCGTCCGGACTCGGCACCCGCCGCGCTCGCGGTGGCGTACGCCTCGTGCGCCCAGTGGGAGCACGGGTGGTTCACCGCCTACCGCCGGATGGCCGAGGACGAGCCCGACCTCGTGCTGCACCTCGGCGACTACCTGTACGAGTACGACCCCGGCTTCGAGCCGCCCGCGAGCGGCACCGTCCGCCACCACCAGGGTCCCGAGACGGTGACGCTGGCGGACTACCGGCGCCGGCACGCGCAGTACAAGACCGACGAGGACCTCCAGCTGCTGCACGCGACCGCACCGTGGGTCGCCGTCTTCGACGACCACGAGGTCAGCGACAACTGGGCGGACGAGAGCCCCGGTACGACGACCCGCCGCGACGGGTTCGGCGAGCGCCGCGCCGCCGCGCTGCGGGCCTACTGGGAGAACATGCCGCTGCGCCGCTCGGCCTTCCCGCAGGGCCCGGACATGCGGGCGAACCGGCGCTTCCAGTGGGGCGGGCTCGCGACGTTCCACATGCTCGACACCCGGCAGTACCGCGACCGGCAGGCCTGCGGCGACGGCATGGGCACGTGCGACGAGACGTGGGAGCCGGACCGCTCGATCCTCGGCACGTCGCAGGAGGCGTGGGTCGACGAGGGGCTGCGTACGTCCACCG is a window of Nocardioides oleivorans DNA encoding:
- a CDS encoding ECF transporter S component, with amino-acid sequence MSTVEPTRSHPVLGVALPIGPRTAAVLVLASLAGLMMLCWPLLLDAQPGDRVEPPFIFLALLPVVMVVVLAEMGEGGMDSRVLAVLGVLSAINAVLRGLGAGTAGIELVFFLLVLGGRVFGAGFGFVLGCTSLFASALLTAGVGPWLPFQMICAAWVGMFAGFLPRRVSGRGEIAMLVAYAVVASYAYGLLMNLSSWPFTLGIAVPGHEGSLAYVAGAPVLENAHRFAVYTLLTSTGGWDTGRAITTGIAIVVLGPAILTTLRRAARRAVVRPG
- a CDS encoding ABC transporter ATP-binding protein: MIERGVVELRDIGFRYDEHEVLRHVDLTLEEGELVLVSGRTGVGKSTLLGVVTGLVPRFTGGVLTGDVLLDGASIVDQPPRERAHVVGYVSQDPLAGFVTDTVEEELAYGMEQVGTAPETMRRRVEETLDLLGIADLRARDLRTLSGGQQQRVAIGSVLTMHPRVLVLDEPTSALDPTAAEDVLATITRLVHDLGLTVLLAEHRLERVVPFADRVCLVTADGIRVDTPQAVLADSPVAPPLVELGRLAGWSPLPLTVRDARRQARSLPALAPPVPPAPVEVDPVLTARGVTVVHGAHVAVRDLDLTLGAGRVTVLMGRNGSGKSSLIWALQGTGKRRSGSVHVAGDDPADLAPAQRRTHVGLVPQNAADLLYLESVAQECAAADAGAEAPAGTCRGLLDRLAPGIDGTIHPRDLSEGQRLALALSIVLTARPPVVLLDEPTRGLDYAGKAELARIVADLAADGRAVLLATHDVEFAAHVADEVVVMAEGEIVSAGAPQRVLAESPSFAPQVTKVLGAPWLVVEEVATALADTRDEDAR
- a CDS encoding energy-coupling factor transporter transmembrane component T; the encoded protein is MPGTAPLARQLPRDLHPVAWWVWAIGLATAASLTTNPLLLLLVMGSATVVVMARRSGHPFGRSFRLYAALAAVTVVLRVVFRILFGGQEVGHVLLELPEVPLPDWAAGVRLLGPITSEALLAGLYDGLRLAAVILCVGAANSLANPKRLLASLPPALYEVGTALVVAVTIFPQLADSARRVRAAQALRGGTTKGVGRLRRFLVPVLEDALERSLALAAGMDTRGYGRSGGATVRERWVTGGLLLLALTGICVGTYAWLDPTAPQVLALPVLGTGVVVAVVGLVSAGRRVQRTRYRPDLWRAGEAVAVGTGLVVAVLGWYVGHTQVVVAYPGVDVAPYLSPLALLVGVLGTVPAVATPVPASALPQRDSSPREVVA
- a CDS encoding alkaline phosphatase D family protein; translated protein: METSRRVLLKGGLVAAGVTFLPGMTGPPLDLRPTAAAVTPFDNPFSLGVASGDPSPDGFVLWTRLAQLPLDDDGLGGMGQTVREVEWQVATDPVFRRVVRRGRTRTGPAQGHAIHLEPSGLQPDRDHWYRFRLGRHLSPVGHTRTAPRPDSAPAALAVAYASCAQWEHGWFTAYRRMAEDEPDLVLHLGDYLYEYDPGFEPPASGTVRHHQGPETVTLADYRRRHAQYKTDEDLQLLHATAPWVAVFDDHEVSDNWADESPGTTTRRDGFGERRAAALRAYWENMPLRRSAFPQGPDMRANRRFQWGGLATFHMLDTRQYRDRQACGDGMGTCDETWEPDRSILGTSQEAWVDEGLRTSTATWDVLGQQVPFGRLELSPVEIGRLSMDTWDGYPSCRDRVLDSMAQAANPVVLTGDVHDSFATEVWRDHEDPASVAVPEIICTSVSSNGDGEDTPDGSFRYARTNPQVKFWNELRGYVNLTFTPDRLGVDYRNLPYVHEPGAPVFTRASFAVEAGSPLLHETGAHPLAGS